Genomic window (bacterium):
CCATCAACTGGATGCGCTGACGGCGGAAGAGAAGAAACTTGACGCGCTGTTGGCGGTGTACGACCGGCAGATCCAAGACGGCGTGATCCGCGCTCCGTCAAGCGGAACCGTACTTCTGCGCAACGCGGAACCCGGTGAAGTGGCGGCTCCGGGCGCGGTGCTGCTGCGAATGGCCGACCTGAGCACGCTCGAGCTGCGCGTGTACCTGAACGAGCGCGATCTCGACCGCGTGAGCATCGGAGGGGAAGTGCCGGTACTGGTGGACGCAATGGCTGCCGATACATTGCGCGGGATCGTCACGTGGGTAAGTTCGGAGGCGGAATTCACGCCCAAGAACGCGCAAACGCGGGATGCGCGGGCGCAACTGGTGTACGCGGTGAAGCTGCGCGTTTCCAATCCCGACGGCAAACTGCACATCGGAATGCCGGCTGAGATCATCCTGTAGTCGAACCATGACCGTCGCGGAATCCACTACCCGCCGCTTGCACTTCGAAGACGTGCGGAAGAGCTACGGAAGTACTCCTGCCGTCGCCGGTCTTTCGCTCAGCGTGCATTCGGGAGAAATCGTCGGATTGATTGGTCCCGACGGCGCCGGCAAGACAACGGCGATGCGGATCGCCTGCGCCCTCTTGCTGCCGGATGGCGGAACGATTGAGGTCATGGAGCGGGACGTGGTGCGACATCCGATGACCGCCAAACACCACATCGGCTACATGCCGCAGCGGTTCAGTCTTTATCCCGATCTGACGGTGGCCGAGAATCTTCGCTTCTTCGCGGACCTCTACGAAGTGCCGGCGAAGAAACGAGCCGAGCAGGAGCAGCGACTGATGCAGTTCAGCCGCCTGGAACCGTTTCGCAATCGTCGCGCGGGCAAGCTGTCGGGCGGGATGAAGCAGAAACTCGCGCTCTCCTGCACGTTGATTCACACTCCGGAAATTCTCATCTTAGACGAACCCACCACCGGTGTGGATCCTCTCAGCCGTCAGGAGTTCTGGACGATCCTGCGCGAGCTTGCGAGTCGCGGACATGCGCTGCTCGTCAGTACTCCCTACATGGATGAGGCGGAACTCTGCGACCGGGTGGCGCTCATGTATCGAGGACGCGTGCTGGCCGCGGGAACTCCGAGCGAAGTGACCGGGCAATTCCGTCGTCGCTTGCTGGAGATCACGGGACGCGACGCGGCGACTACGTTCCGTCGTTTGTCATCGGAGATCGTCGGCGATATCCGCGTCAATCGGTTCGGCGAACGGGTGCACGTCGTATACGACACGGATGAGCAGGAAACATGGGTTCGTAGGCAAATAAAGGAGGCCGATATTACGGTGCGCGCCGTGCAACCGACCATTGAAGACGTCTTCGTCGAGCGGATGGGACGCGGCGAGGAACTGGCGTGAGTGAGACTGTAATCAGTGGCGACGAATTCGCGGTTCGCGCCGAAAGTCTGACGCGCAGATTCGGATCGTTCACGGCGGTGGATGCGATTGATCTAACCGTGAAGCCGGGGGAGATTTTCGGATTCCTGGGCGCGAATGGCGCGGGCAAGACTACGGTGATTCGGATGCTGTGCGGACTGCTCGCGCCGACGGCGGGCGAAGCGTGGGTGGCGGGCATCTCCGTGCGAAAACGACCGGACGCCGTCAAACGTCGCATCGGCTACATGAGTCAGAAGTTCAGTCTGTATTCCGATCTTTCCGTGAAGGAAAATCTGGAACTGTACGGCGGTGTATATGGATTGCGAAAGGAAGAGGCGGAGAAGCGGAGTCGGGACATCGTGGAGCGATTGGGGTTGAGTGACATGACCGATCGGCTTCCGACGGCGCTTCCGCTGGGTTTTCGGCAACGATTGGCGCTCGGCTGCGCCGTGCTGCATCGTCCCCAAATTCTCTTCCTGGATGAACCGACAGGGGGAGTGGATCCGGTGGCGCGCCGAACGTTCTGGGACATGATCTACGAACTGTCCGATGGCGGAGCGACCGTGTTCGTGACAACGCATTACATGGACGAGGCGGAATACTGCGGGCGGGTTTCGATTATGGATCGCGGACGTATCGTGGCGCTTGGCAGGCCTGAAGAAATCAAGCGAGAGAGCGGCTCGCGCAATATGCAGGAAGCGTTTCTGAGGGTCGTTCAGACGTGAAACGAATTCGGGCCATTGCTCACAAGGAATTTCTGCACATTCTGCGCGATCCGCGCAGTCTGGCGCTGGCGCTGCTCATGCCCATGATGATGGTGTTCCTTTACGGCTATGCCATTGACATGGACATGAAAGAGCTGAAGGCGGGGATCATGGATTTGGACGAATCTTCGACGAGCCGCGAACTCGTGCGCCGCATGACGTCCAGCGGATTCATTGTGGATGCGGAGAGACTGAACACGCGCGAGGAAATTGAGCGGGGATTCCGGCGGGGTCGGTTTCATGCGGCGGTGGTCATTCCGCGCGGATTCGAGGAATCGCTCATGCGCGACAAGTTTACGCCCGTGCAAATGCTGATTGACGGCGCGGACGGAACGTCGGCGGCGGTGGTGAACAACTACCTGAACGCGGTGATTGCCATGATGAACCGCGATCGCGCGCAGGCGCAGGGAACGTCGCTCGAACCGCCCATAGAAACGAGACCGCGGATCTATTACAATCCGGAACTGGTGAGCGCGCATTTCATCGTGCCGGGACTGGCGGCGGTGGT
Coding sequences:
- a CDS encoding efflux RND transporter periplasmic adaptor subunit produces the protein HQLDALTAEEKKLDALLAVYDRQIQDGVIRAPSSGTVLLRNAEPGEVAAPGAVLLRMADLSTLELRVYLNERDLDRVSIGGEVPVLVDAMAADTLRGIVTWVSSEAEFTPKNAQTRDARAQLVYAVKLRVSNPDGKLHIGMPAEIIL
- a CDS encoding ABC transporter ATP-binding protein — encoded protein: MTVAESTTRRLHFEDVRKSYGSTPAVAGLSLSVHSGEIVGLIGPDGAGKTTAMRIACALLLPDGGTIEVMERDVVRHPMTAKHHIGYMPQRFSLYPDLTVAENLRFFADLYEVPAKKRAEQEQRLMQFSRLEPFRNRRAGKLSGGMKQKLALSCTLIHTPEILILDEPTTGVDPLSRQEFWTILRELASRGHALLVSTPYMDEAELCDRVALMYRGRVLAAGTPSEVTGQFRRRLLEITGRDAATTFRRLSSEIVGDIRVNRFGERVHVVYDTDEQETWVRRQIKEADITVRAVQPTIEDVFVERMGRGEELA
- a CDS encoding ATP-binding cassette domain-containing protein, with the protein product MSGDEFAVRAESLTRRFGSFTAVDAIDLTVKPGEIFGFLGANGAGKTTVIRMLCGLLAPTAGEAWVAGISVRKRPDAVKRRIGYMSQKFSLYSDLSVKENLELYGGVYGLRKEEAEKRSRDIVERLGLSDMTDRLPTALPLGFRQRLALGCAVLHRPQILFLDEPTGGVDPVARRTFWDMIYELSDGGATVFVTTHYMDEAEYCGRVSIMDRGRIVALGRPEEIKRESGSRNMQEAFLRVVQT